CGGTACTGGCCCTGGCAGCAAGAATGCCGCCGCGCTCGCAACACCGGCGAACAGCGGGATCGCCATTTTTACCACGTTGCCGTTAGTACGACGCGCTACGGCAAAAACCACACCAATCAACAGCACAATCGCCACGTCAAAGAATAGCGGCAGCGCACACACCAAACCGGCAATACCCAAAGCGTAATGGGCGCGTTTCTCACCAAAGCTTTTCAGCAAATGGGCTGCAATCTGGTCCAATGCCCCTGTCTCATGCAGGATTTTGCCAAACATCGCACCAAGAGCCACAACGATAGTCAGGAAGCCCAGAGTGCCGCCCATACCATCCTGCATGGCCTGAGTAATTTTACTCAGCGGCATGCCAGAAAAAATACCTGCGCCAATCGACACCAGCATCAGCGCGACAAAAGCATGTAAACGCGCTTTCATCACTAAAAAAAGGAGAAGCAGTACAGAGCCGACAGCGGTGCCGACAAGAGTCATGGTATCCACAGAATTATCCCTGATTAGAGCGTTGTTGGATGTGTTTCAACGTGTCAGCAATGACGGCGTCGAGCGGTTGATTAATATCAATGGCACAAACATCCTGTTCGTCTGAATCAGGCACTTCCAGCGCCTCAAATTGGGAAACCAACATCTGAGGTTTAAAGAAATGTCCTTTACGTGCTTTCATACGGGATTCGATAAGGTCAAAATCGCCATCCATATACACAAAAGAGAGATTCCCATTGCCTTCACGCAAGCGGTCGCGATAGCGTTTTTTCAGTGCGGAGCAAACGATAATTGAAACATCGTTGGTGCGCTGCATGGCAAATGCCGCATCGTTTAGCGCACTCAGCCAAGGTGCACGATCTTCGTCGTTCAACGCATGCCCTTCTGACATTTTGTTAATATTGCTGCGCGGGTGCAAAAAATCGCCATCTAAAAAGCCACACGATAATTTTTGGGACACCGCACTTGCGACAGCCGATTTACCGCTGCCAGATACGCCCATAACCACATACACGTAATGGGGCTTTTGTGTGTTTTTCATTGACTGGCTCCAGACATTTAGTGTTTTGTTGACGCTGGCACGTAAACCCACGTCAATGTTACCGGTAATTGTTATCGGTAACATTGTCAGCGCCTTTACATAAACTTGCAATGTGAGCCAGCGCACAAAACCTTCTTGTGTGATCTATATCGCAATTTTAATTAGCGTCAGAACAATCACCATGAGAAGAAATAACAGGAATGCAACAGATGACGGGGTAAAAATAATTTCACTAGTGTGATTATTTAGCCATGAAATCAGTTAATTAACGCGAAGAATCGGAGATCAAAAAAGAGCGCCAAAGCGCTCATTTCGATGAAAGATGAAAGATGAGAGTCAGAGATGTCTACTGGCCGTAATAAGCATTAGCGCCATGCTTACGTAAATAGTGTTTATCCAGCAACGTTTGTTGCATATCCGGTAGCTGAGGGCTTAGCTGCTGCGAGAAAATCCCCATATAGGCGACTTCCTCAAGCACCACGGCGTTATGCACCGCGTCAATGGGATCTTTGCCCCAAGCAAATGGC
This is a stretch of genomic DNA from Hafnia alvei. It encodes these proteins:
- the gntK gene encoding gluconokinase, producing the protein MKNTQKPHYVYVVMGVSGSGKSAVASAVSQKLSCGFLDGDFLHPRSNINKMSEGHALNDEDRAPWLSALNDAAFAMQRTNDVSIIVCSALKKRYRDRLREGNGNLSFVYMDGDFDLIESRMKARKGHFFKPQMLVSQFEALEVPDSDEQDVCAIDINQPLDAVIADTLKHIQQRSNQG